CTATTGTCCTGCAGGCACAGTCACCAGCTTGAACAAGTTAATAAACAGGGCACAAGAAAGTGGCTTTTCTTGCCGCTGTGACACGTGAACTAGAGCTGCCCTAAGAGAGGAGTCCAGACTTAGCTGTCCTTTTAAGATAATTCCAGGACTCCACAGTACCAAACAGCTGTCATGATGGGAGCCATACACAGATGACAACTGAAACagggaacagaaggaagaacTCATCACTCCTCACTTTAGGCTTGCTGGTCTCGCCACCGCTCTTGGTCGTCCGATCAACCGCCACTGCACCGTGCTCCTTTGCTCCTTTGAACAGATCCTCCACCAGCTCATTGGGACTCTTCTTCCTCGGAGGACCAACGATCTGCTGTCCACTTCTCTCTGAGCCGCCGGCATAAAACCTAACAGAAAGCACACGGCTTCTGGGTAAGACTGGACCGCTGCTTCTCCAGGAGACGCATGTGACAGGACCCGGTAGTTTTACATCAGGATTCAGTTCATTTTTGTACAGCTCAGATCTAAAAGTATTAGTTACTACCAGCGGATCTCCTACTGTAGCCACTTACAAGTTCCTGTACTGCAGAGACTTTCTTTTTATGTCACTTACTGTAAAATTACCCATTGATCAATAGCAATAAAGTGGTAACAGCTCTCTCAGACCTAGCAAGAGAAACAGCCCAGCCTGACAAGGCTCAGTTTCAAATGCTAGTACCAGCTACATTACTGAGCTCAACGAGACTTCCAGCAAGCCTCCGACCTGTCAGATGGAAGAAGATGGGCAACATCTAACTGGTGTTTTGAGGGAAGGCACGCGTTCATGCCACACTGAAAGATCACCACACACAGGATGGATCTGAACTGGAAGCAATGAATGCACAGTGAAGTGCAATTAAGCACTTCTGGAAGACTGGGTTTATTAGCTTCCAGCTGGCTTGTAACACATACAGAGCAAGCTCACATCTGTTTGCAGAAGCCCATGCAGCCTACCTAGATTGAGCCACCTTAAGATACATCAGTTCCATTCAATTTACCTTGCCTGTTAACCTTTAGGGTATTTAACTACTTACAGCTGACATCGTAGATGACTTTCCCACTAGTACGCCCATGGAAAAGGGGACCTACATTCTTTTCACCTCCACACTCCATTACATTACCCTTaagcagcacttaaaaaaaaaaagaaaaaccaaccaaaaaaaaactccaaacagaaagaaaaacaatcccTGCATTATTCCCACATTTCCGTTCTTTACGGACAGAAATGATGATCTGGGCTTTTTTCTATTCTTAACCCAGGGCTTCCACATCCTACCTCAGGCTTTCTCTCAACAGCACAATTCAGCGACAAAAACCGGTGTTTACGCAGCAATGCCGAGCACGTGCTTGTGCACAGACTTCACACTGACCAACCCTTCCGTGCCAAACCTGCGATTTTTCACTACAGGAATTTCGTATTGacttaaatctgttttttaaaacaaactgtgCACAAGTGGTAAGCCATCACAAAAGGGCAGGGATACACACACAGCTTTTTAAGTCTTTAACTGAAAACTTACCGctgtccctcctcctcttcatcatcaTCCTCCTGTGCATGAATAAGGTCTCTAAACGATGTTACTCTATGGTCACTGCAAAAGTCAACGAGAAGTACGTCAGCCTCATGACACACTTCAACCACATAAGCAAAAGCTCCTCAACACTGCAGTTAGCTTGACTCTGTTCTACTTTTAGGGTCTGATTCACTGCTCTATGAAATGACAGGTCAGCACTGGTGTAACCGAGTGGTGAACTGAGCTCTTGGACCTCTCTGCCAACTACACCAACAGAAAAGAGGAGCGGGTGCACTGGAGGAGGCTCAGACGgcggctgcagccccagcaaaAGCGGTGAGTCTTCAGTCGCCTTCCTTCCTCGCGTACCAGATTTTGTTGCCTCTTTCAAAGAGCTGCCACTTCCAAACCTGCACAAGCACAGGTTTCTCTTCCAGGCCCCCGGCCCCGACATCCTTCCCCTCTTGTTGTTTCCGAAGCTGTTACCCGTGATCCAAACTGAAACAGGGTTCTGCTGTGATATGGACTTTATTTACCGAAGCCTGAACCGAGAGCACTTTTCCTTCAAGACATAGTCAGTAACTCCTTCTCTTTAAAATGGGATAGTATTTCCCTACTGCGCAGGGATTTGGTACAGTGAAATTAACTTCTTTTTGTAAAATGCTCAACTTCGTCAGATTAGGTGTCGTGTCAcacaaaattagaaaatatttttcccgTGGAGATACAATCTGCTCAAATGAAAGCCTCACCAACCGCCTGTCTTCTAACCTCAAAAGACAAATCAAGTTTTTCCTGAGCATTGAGGCATGTTGTCCTAACTGATCTTTGGATTAGTTGTGCAATAACATCTGCGCTTGCGATGTATAAATGCTGAGGTTTTCACAATTTCTAGAGGGCCGTGTGAGCTGAAGCAAATCTAAACGCAGACCTATGTCTCCTGAAAATTAGCACACATCACTGCTTTAGATAGAGCTTGCATTTTTACCTAAATAGTTTTCACTGTCAGGTTTACAAGCTGCTGATAAACAGATTGGCCTGAGCTGAAGCTCCCTCCTCACCTGGCTGCGGTGCCTCTGGATATAGAGCTGGGGGTCGGCTGGGGAAGAGTCAGAATGTCCTCATCACCCCCGTCCTCGTAGAAACTGGCAAGCGCGATCTGGAAAGGAACACCGCAGGAGCTTGTCAGGATGAGAGCAAACATTCCAGAACAGCGGAAAAAACACACGCAAATAACACAGCTGAAGCTTCTGTTGCGTTGGACCTCTTAAGGCACATCAAAACTAAAGATATTTCTTCTAATTTCCCCCTTTGGAGATCGTAGCAAAGGAGAGGCTTTGCCAGCTTCTAATGTTTGGCTTTGTTATGGTAGGACACTCGCCACTACAGCTCTGCCTGAGCAACCTCCCCGACCAGAGGCCCTCATTTTGCAATACTTCTACAGGGCTTATTCTAAAACGACTGTTCTGAAACGGCTGCTTCTGTGACATCCATGAGTGGACTCGGATTTAATTAAACACAGCCAGATCGTTTGGGGGGTGGGAGACCGGAGCGGGTCAGACTGGTGGCCGATCTCCCCCTTAccggggggtgctggggctgctgctgacaGTACGGGCAGCAGAGCCCCAACAGCCGCGCGAGCAGTCAAGGAAAACCTACGCCAACCCGGCAGAATCCAGAACGCCCCGTTCCTCGCCCCGTGCTAGAAACTGGCCGCGTTCAAATTCAGGAGGAAACCAGGGCGGGCTTCGGTCCCAGCCAGCCCCCGGACCCGCGGCACCGGCTGCGCCCGACCCTCGCAGCCCGGCGACGGGCCGGGGACTCGGGAGCGGCCGCCGGGCGAGGCCCGAGTCTGCAGGAGAGCGAGCTCCcagcccggcgctgccccgccACCGCCACGGCCTCCcgggccgcggcccccgcccgccgctgGCCtcggccgcgccccgccgccgagccccccGCAGCTGGCCAAGCCGGCGGCGAGGAAggcagcggggagcggggcggcggcggggctaCCTGGAGGTCCCAGCCGGCGGACTCCAGGAAGAAGCGCGCTCGCTCCTCCTCGACGCCGGTCACGGCCACGAACTCCCTCAGCGCCTCCTCCCTGTCCGCCATCTTGCCGCGGTGCGACACCCAAaccccgccggggcccgcgCCAGCCgcgccccgccctccccgcgtGCGCCGCCAAACCCCCCCGGGCGGAAACACCCCCGAGCCACGCGCACCGTCCTGCCCGGTGCACAGCGGCCCCTGGCGGCCCGGCGGTGCGATGCGCCGCGCCGAGCCCCGGCGTGTGCAGCGCCGAGCTCCGGGggtgcagcccccagccccgggggtgcagcGCCGAGCTCCGGGGGTGCAGCCCCCAGCTCCGGGAtgcgcagcccccagccctggggtgtGCAGCGCCGAGCTCCGGGTCTgtagcccccagccccgggatGAGCAGCCCTGAGCCCCGCGAtgtgcagcccccagccccgggtgtgcagcccccagccccgggatgagcagccccgagccccgggatgtgcagcccccagccccgggatGTGCAGCCCCGAGCCCCGGGATGTGCAGCCTCGAGCCCCGGGATGAGCAGCCCTGAGCCCCGCGAtgtgcagcccccagccccgggtgtgcagcccccagccccgggatgagcagccccgagccccgggatgtgcagcccccagccccgggatGTGCAGCCTCGAGCCCCGGGATGAGCAGCCCCGAGCCCCGGGAtgtgcagcccccagccccgggtgTGCAGCGCCGAGCCCCGGACgcgcccccccgagccccgcgGCGGGCTTGCGGCGGGGCTGCTCCCGGGGACGCGGCCACGGGctgcccccggctcccccctcCGCGGGACCCCTCCCGCTCCCGCCGCTGGCGGGGCCGTGCGTGCCCGGTGCGGTCGGAGGTGCCGCCGGGAcgggggctgcagcgggggcCGCGCCCCGGGCGAGGGCGGGTGTgcgggctgcgggcagggccgAGCGCCCGGGACCGGCGGCGCggagcagcccagggcagcctgtGCATCCCGGCCCCTTTATTTCCAGAGACACACGACAGAGCTGGCGGCGGCCGAGCCCCGGGACCCGCTCCCGGCACCGCGACCCGAGGAACCGGTGGCCGACACAGAGCAGCACGGGCTGGCGGCCGCGGCGTTTCCCTCCTCATGCCCTTCCGCGCttgaagaggaagatgaggaggccGCCGAGGAGCCCCTTCTCCAGCAGGATGCCAAGCCACAAGCCGGGGCTGGACAGGAGGTTTAGACCTgtggtggggacaggggacgTGAGTGGCCGGGGCTCAAGGACAGgcaccccgcagcccccagcccccacgGGGACCCAGCGGCTCTCATGCACCGATACCTGTCTGGGACCAGTCACTCAGTCCCTCCCTGGCTGGGGCGGTGATCCACAGGGTGGTCGACCTGTCGACGGGGTCCTGGGCATCGTGCACCACCCGGCAGGTGAACATGGACCGGTTCTTCTCCTCCGTCGCTTGGACCTCCACCAGGCTCCTCAGCGCAAACAAGCCCTGCCACATCTTCACCGGCCCAGAGATGCTCTCTGCCTTCATCTCCGTCCCGTTCTCCAGCCAGGTGACGGCCACCTCTCCCGGGTAAAACCCCTCCACGTGGCAGGTGAAGTTCACGGTCTTGTTCACCTCAACGGGACTCGGCGGGTCAGGGACCACACGGACTCTGGGGGGGACTGGGAAGAGAGGCAGCGCCTGCTCACAGGGTCCCCCAGCTCCGCTGCCCGCGCAGTGCCCCGTCCCTGCCTCAGGACCCCCAGCCCACGGGAGCTGGACACCCCGAGCCCCagtccccccccagccctcacctCGCAGGACGCTGCTGAGCTGGTACATCCCCCTCAGTGGGGCTGTCAGCGTGGGGTGCTGCACCTCGCAGATGAGGCGCGAGTGGACGTCGTCCTCCTGCAGCGTCATCGTCACAGTGCTGGACATGTTGTAGGAGGATTTCATCCACTCCAGGGTGATCTGGGGCTGCTGAGCCGAGACCGGGGCACTGTTCTTGAGCCATTTCACGCTGATGTCTTTGGGGAAGAACCCTCCGGCCGTGCAGGTGAAAGGCACCGATTGCCCCGGCCCCACTCTGCGGCCGGGCCCGGACACAACCGGGGTCGTGGGTTTGGCTGCGGGGAGAAGCGTGGGGCCATCAGACCGGGCTCTGCcacccccgcccggccccggggctgcagggAGTGGGGTCTCCCACGGGGCTCCCGGGGACAGCTCACGGGACCCTCTCCTGGGGCCGGCCCCCGAGCCCCTTCCCCGTCCCCGCTCACCCCGAGTGGAGCCCACCGGGCTGGGATGGGCCGGGATGGGCCAGGGGCTGTGCCCAGCAGGGCTGGTTCCCACTGGGAGCCCCACTCACCACGGACGGACACCTCTGTGCCACTTCCCCGCTGAAACACCTCATAACCAAGCAGTGATTTGCGGAACTTCACGCAGTAATAGGTGCCGGCATCCTCGGGGCGAACATCCCTGATGCGGATGGTGAAGTCTGTGTCAGACCCCTCCACTGCCCTCGTCACACGAGAGAAGGAGCCCGTAGGGCTGTAAATAGTCTCGttcccactgccccagcccttCAGCCACTTCACGGCACCAATCGGACCGCCTTGGGATGTAGTGCAGTTCAGGGTGAGTGTCTCCCCCGCCATCACCGACACCTTGTCCTGGGGCTGCCGCAGCTCGAAGTTCCAACCCGGCCGGGGGGCACCCGCACCTGGGCACAGCGACAGGAGGGCAGGGGCTGACGAGGGGCTCCAGAGCCGGGGCACAGCACGGGGCATCACCAGACCCCCGGCCCCGAGCCCAGAGCAGGGGACAGAGAGATGTCCCTGTCCCTCACCCCTCGaggcagccagcactgctggggacTGCGGGACGGGGAAGGCCTGGAGCCGCTGGAACGTGCTGGAGTAAAACGAGCTCTTTGGCTGGGGGTAAAAGCAGGCTGGAAGGGAGGCGGTGAGAGAGGAGCCCCAGATACCGGCGGGCACGGGGAAGGTTTACTCTGCCAGCGGTGTGGGGGAGCGTGCTGTGGGAAAGGTTCTGGGGCCATGTGGGGCCCCCACTCACCCGGGGCTGTCCGGAGCAGGAGCAGCATCAGGCAGGTGAGAGGCAGTGCCCGTGTTGCTGGAGCCATGGTGATTCCCATGTTGCACTCCCCGacggctgggctcggctgggctcggctgggctcaGCAAGGCTCGGCTCAGCGGGGTGCTGGGCTCTCTCCTGGcgaaggggaaggaaggggctCGCTGCCGGCCAAGTTCCTCCACGAACCCCTTGCACAAGTCCCAGCCGGTTCCCACGGTGTTCACGCCGTCTCACGTCACGAGGCTGATCCTCGCCAGCGATGTCAGCCCCGCGCTCCCCGCGGATGTGTGCCACGGCCACAGCCACCGGGCAGCCAGCGAGGGGGGCCCCGATCCGGCACGCTCCCCCCGCGGGGGGACCCCCAGCCCTTGCCGGCACCGGGCCACGGCCCCGTGGCGCAGAGCTCGCCCGCGGCTTCGCCCGAGCCCGCCGGCCGCCAGCGCTCCGGCCGaccccccggggcggcggggcagagccgccctcccgccccgtcgcggcgcagccccccggcccggccccggaGCCGCTTGGCCCTCGACGCTGTGCCCTGCGGGGTGAGGCCCGGCGGagctgccccccgcccgccccggggctggcagcagaagcGTTAACAGCCCGGCCCGCCCGGCTCCATTTCCTGCGCggctgctgccttccctcctcccgcagccggagccCCGGGCCGGGCAGTGCCGATGGCTTGGCGTGCCGCTGCGGCGGCCCAGCTCCTGCTCGggcagctcagcctcctcccGCTGCCGCTCTCGGGTGAGTCCGGAGCGGGACCCCCCGCCggctccccccccgccctgccccgccggctgccgctgccgcccggggggacggcggggagaggcccggccgccgccgcagATGGCTAACGGGAGCAGGCCGGCAAAGAGAAGCACCGGGCGGGGGGGCTTTCCTCCTCCGACCACCTTTTTGGGCTGCGCGGGGATGCCGGGGGCAAGGCGGGCGGGACGTGCAGCGCCGAGCCCCGGGTGTGCAGCGCCGAGCCCCGGGATATGCAGCGCCGAGCCCCGGGTGTGCAGCACCGAGTCCCGGGGtgcgcagcccccagccccgggtgCGCAGCCCCGAGGCCTGCCGAGCCGGTGCCGAAGGTAGCGGTGGGCTTTGGGCAGGAGGGGtttgggggcaggaggggtttGGGGGCTGCACTCGGCTCCGAGGCTTCACATCCCTGCTCAGAGCCGGCTCCTGGCCGGCAGTGCACAGCCCCGGCCTGTGAACCCCAAATCCTCGCAGAGCCCCGGTAGTCCTGGCTCGTGTTGTGCAGAGCTGGGGTGTTAATGTTTAACAGCACTCGGGAGTTTTTCCTGCCAGGAATTCCCCTTGGCTCCCTCCGTACCTCTCTGAACTCCCAAGCACCCGCAGCACCTCCTGTTAACAACAGGACAGGGGATGCTAATTtgcttcttgtttgttttgaacctGGCTGCCACCGCTCCCAGTGCCTGTGGTTTGTCTCTGCCATATCCAGGGATATTtctcagctgagctgctgcaaacTCGGAGCAAGCTGGGGCTGCTCTGGCTGTGCCGCTCAGGGTGAGTGGAGCAAGCCCTCACCTCGCTCCGACgctcagcccctgccctccTGTCGCTGTGCCCAGGTGCGGGTGCCCCCCAGACGGATCAGGGCTTCGAGCTGCGGCAGCCCCAGGACAAGGTGTCGGTGATGGCGGGGGAGACGCTCACCCTGAACTGCACCACATCCCAAGGCAGTCCCGCTGGTGCCGTGAAGTGGCTGaagggctggggcagtgggaaCGAGACTGTTTACAACCAGACGGGCTCCTTCTCCCGCGTGACGAGGGCAGTGGAGGGGTCCGACACAGACTTCACCATCCGCATCAGGGATGTTCGCCCCGAGGATGCCGGCACCTACTACTGCGTGAAGTTCCGCAAATCGCTGGGCGGTGTCGATGAGGTGTTTCAGCGGGGAAAGGGCACGGAGGTGTCCCTGCACGGTGAGTGCAGCCCAGCGGGACGCTGCTCCTGGGGACCCTGTCCCAcggcccctgccctgcccacagcGGGATCCAGCGCTGCCCCACACCCACcaccctctccctgctctgccttgTATCTCCACAGAGACAGCCCTGGTTCCCGGCATGGTGGCTGCAGCTGTAgtgctctgcttcctcctcctcctcctcggcctCTTGGTTGCCCTTTTCATGTACAGGAGGAAGCGCAGAGCCGAAGCGGAGAGCCAGTGCCTGGCCAGGCCGGCGGCCGTGGGCAGCTTCTCACTCATCCCTCTACGGTGCTGTGcagggacccccagcacccccaggttTGTACCCACCACCTCTTCCTTCTGCACCCCAAGACGAGCGAACTGCCTTATCCACCTGCCTTATCctggtttcttttccctctggagcagtaattttccccagaaaaaggTCCTTTACTCACAGGCGCATCATTGCTTCTCTCTGCATTTCATGGGAAGGTGCAGTGGGCAGTGCCCAGCGCCGGGGAGttccctgcagcccctcacCGCGGTGTCTGAGCCTGGCCCAGGCGCGCAGGCAGCACCTTgtccctctcctctgccttcagCGTAGGCATCATGTGCGGCCACGTGCCACAGAGCCCAGCGAAAATTCAGGAGGGGAATTgaggagggctgtgctgagcGCGGTGGGGAGGGGACCCGGCTTCCTTCAGCTCTAATGGCCGTCCTTCCCCCCCCAGCAGCGAAATCCTGGATGCGGAGACCTCACATCTGCCCAGCCAGGTAAGAGTGAGCAGTGAATATGGGGAAGACCATCCCTCACCAATGCCCCGACTTACAGGGACTCTGCAAGGCTccggggctggggtgggcaTTGGGTGAGCAGCAGCCACCTGCACGTGGTCCCGGCACGCTCCGCACCACGGCGCGGGGCCATCTGTGCAGCCGTGGCACTGCTGTCCCAGCTTGAACATGCTGTTAGGGTTATTTTTCCAAGATTTTTCTTGTGACAGCATTCACCATTTGTgtgcatttctgcagcaaagcagcaaggaGGACAACAGCATCCACTACGCCGAtctccagcccctgcccgcgGCCCCGCAGCACAGCAGGAGCCCCGGCACCGCCTGCTCCGAGTATGCCAGCATCAGGGTCGCTGCCAAGTGAGGTGGGGCACTGCAGCCTGCAAGGCCAAAGAGCCTGTTTTGGGGGAGGAAGCAGGGACATTTCTGCAGGGCGCAATAAAGGAGAAGTGGATCTGTTTGCATGGCACACCCCGGTCCAATGTGCTTGGAGCTGGCAAAGCTTCCCTAATTCATTGCTGTCTCAGCAGCGGTGCTGGGTGAGGCTCAGGGCCGGACCTGCTGTGCCAGGGCTtggcagcagctcttccaggacCCAGCAGCCGTCTCGAACACAGGATCAGGCCATGAGGCTGAGCACCTCTGCCTTGTGCAAGCTGTTCGGTGCCGATTATACCGGGAGGACTTCATGCACGCCTGTCTCCACCAGCACGGGCCACCACTGGCACTTTCCCGGCTCAGCAGGTCCGTAATTTGTGTTACCTTGTCACCGCACCGAGCCCATCCTCTTTAAAGCCTGCAAACAGCCGTGCTGTCCGGTCCCGCTGTGTTCAGAGCAAGAGCCTGCCGGTCCCGCGGGATCCTGGCAGACGCATGGCAGCCCCGTGCCGGCTCCCCCcgcgctgctgctgggctggtgctgagccccacgggcagctgcagcctctgcccccGGGCAGCTCCCCTGGGCAGGGCAGTGGCCGGCTCCCACCGAACCTGCATCTGCTGACCAGGCGCCACGCAGCTCTCGGGAACGGCCCTCGGTGCCGCTTTGCTGCAGCTCGCAGGCTGAGGCCCAGCCCTCGCCCGGCTTCCCCTGCGCTCCCCAAGGGGCCGGTATTCGGGAACAGGGTTCATGAGGCTGTGTTAAAATCAGGGCAGCTGGCACCGGCCGGCCTGCCCTTCCACCCCTTCTCCGCGACCCATGCAcatctcctgctgcagccccagccagtCCATGCACATCTGCTTCATGCACATCCCCTATGCTGTGCAAGTCTCCTGCTCCAAGTACATCCCCTGCTCCATGCACGTCTGCTCCGTGCTCATCCTCTGCTCCATGCACATCTGCTCCGTGCTCATCCCCTGCTCCATGCACATCTGCTCTGTGCTCATCGCCTGCTCCATGCACGTCTGCTCCAGGCACATCCCCTGCTCCAAGTACATTCCCTGCTCTATGCTCGTCTGCTCCAGGCACATTCCCTGCTCCATGCATGTCTGCTCCATGCATGTCTGCTCCACGCTCATCCCCTGCTCCATGCACATCTGCTCCACGCACATCCCCTGCTCCATGCACGTCTGCTCCATGCTCATCCCCTGCTCCATGCACACATGCTCAGCGCCTCCAAGGGGATCAGGCCAGCGGCCGAGGACGGAGCGTGGTGGTGGCAGGAAGCTGCGGAGTGCGCGCTCCACACCAGGCACCACTGCAGCACCCGTGTGCACCCCGGCATGATGTGCACACATGCACCCACCCATGGCGGCAGGCGCTCCCACCGCACCGTGTGCCGCCACACGCAAACACCCCCTTTGTGGGCACGGGCTAAGAGCGAAACGTGCTTTTCAGGCAGAGAAACCCGGTGTTtgtgccgctgctgctgcctggaaCCTTGAAAGCTGCTGCAGTTGCTGGTTTCCAACTTTATCTACTTTTTACTGTGAAAtcaaaaaagagaagtgaaaCAAGACCGTGAAATAGCAGCGCGTGGGTACCCAGGGCAGCCTGGTCTGCCAGCAGAGATCCTCCCCAGGGGGGAGAACTGTTATGGGGAGGGAGGAACCACTACTGAAATTCACTTGCACGACTGAATAAGCATTCCCGCTCCGGGGCACGCGCCCTGGGGACAGTGTtgggtcatttctttctcagGGACAGCTCGGG
The sequence above is a segment of the Gavia stellata isolate bGavSte3 chromosome 20, bGavSte3.hap2, whole genome shotgun sequence genome. Coding sequences within it:
- the LOC132318754 gene encoding tyrosine-protein phosphatase non-receptor type substrate 1-like, whose protein sequence is MAPATRALPLTCLMLLLLRTAPGAGAPRPGWNFELRQPQDKVSVMAGETLTLNCTTSQGGPIGAVKWLKGWGSGNETIYSPTGSFSRVTRAVEGSDTDFTIRIRDVRPEDAGTYYCVKFRKSLLGYEVFQRGSGTEVSVRAKPTTPVVSGPGRRVGPGQSVPFTCTAGGFFPKDISVKWLKNSAPVSAQQPQITLEWMKSSYNMSSTVTMTLQEDDVHSRLICEVQHPTLTAPLRGMYQLSSVLRVPPRVRVVPDPPSPVEVNKTVNFTCHVEGFYPGEVAVTWLENGTEMKAESISGPVKMWQGLFALRSLVEVQATEEKNRSMFTCRVVHDAQDPVDRSTTLWITAPAREGLSLNLLSSPGLWLGILLEKGLLGGLLIFLFKRGRA
- the LOC132318801 gene encoding signal-regulatory protein beta-1-like: MAWRAAAAAQLLLGQLSLLPLPLSGAGAPQTDQGFELRQPQDKVSVMAGETLTLNCTTSQGSPAGAVKWLKGWGSGNETVYNQTGSFSRVTRAVEGSDTDFTIRIRDVRPEDAGTYYCVKFRKSLGGVDEVFQRGKGTEVSLHETALVPGMVAAAVVLCFLLLLLGLLVALFMYRRKRRAEAESQCLARPAAVGSFSLIPLRCCAGTPSTPSSEILDAETSHLPSQQSSKEDNSIHYADLQPLPAAPQHSRSPGTACSEYASIRVAAK